The Pseudomonas sp. R4-35-07 genome contains a region encoding:
- a CDS encoding AraC family transcriptional regulator — MFLSLEVRSYERENHNHHHDHTQLVLPIHGRMEIDVGGRGGCIDPSVAALVTPGAVHSQHTNADSCFLVLDCAPTTLETLQIERLAQQIYVPIPPATRRLIEFAELVGNAQLSLTASQLGPLLLSSLSPDAPRFCDPFEQLIARLRSNPGANWTNQAMAEVASMSMSQLHQRFRQAFEMSPQAWLTDVRIQQAQRWLRATSLPISEIALRAGFSDQASLTRAMQRVSATSPAVYRKAQKQPG, encoded by the coding sequence ATGTTTCTAAGCCTTGAAGTGCGCAGTTACGAGCGCGAAAACCACAACCATCACCATGACCACACTCAATTGGTATTGCCGATCCATGGCCGCATGGAAATCGACGTAGGCGGTCGCGGAGGGTGCATCGATCCGTCAGTGGCAGCCCTGGTGACGCCTGGCGCGGTGCATTCGCAGCACACGAACGCCGATAGTTGCTTTCTGGTATTGGACTGCGCGCCGACCACCTTGGAAACGCTGCAGATCGAGCGTCTTGCCCAGCAGATATATGTCCCTATTCCCCCGGCGACACGCCGGCTGATCGAGTTCGCCGAGTTGGTAGGCAATGCCCAACTGTCCCTCACGGCCTCACAGCTGGGGCCGTTGCTTTTGTCATCCCTTAGCCCGGATGCCCCGCGTTTTTGCGACCCGTTCGAGCAGTTGATTGCCCGTCTGCGGTCAAATCCGGGGGCGAACTGGACTAACCAAGCCATGGCTGAAGTCGCCAGCATGAGCATGAGTCAACTGCACCAGCGCTTCCGGCAGGCGTTCGAGATGAGTCCGCAAGCCTGGTTGACCGACGTGCGCATCCAGCAAGCTCAACGATGGCTGCGCGCTACGTCATTACCCATCTCCGAGATTGCCCTGCGCGCCGGTTTTTCCGACCAGGCCTCGCTGACCCGAGCCATGCAACGGGTAAGCGCTACGAGCCCGGCGGTTTATCGTAAAGCGCAAAAACAGCCTGGGTAA
- a CDS encoding DUF1993 family protein has protein sequence MSVYTVTIPCFAQMLRALSFLLSKGQASAQEHGYDPQILLESRLAPDMHDLARQIQYACTQAQEAVLRLTQQPVRSLTPPGNLAAAQALIESTLAFLDSVDQAQIEEGAERQISIELPNGMAFDMSGSEYAVNWATPQFYFHLITAYNILRHNGVPLGKADYVRHMFAYLRK, from the coding sequence ATGTCGGTCTACACCGTTACCATTCCGTGTTTCGCGCAAATGCTGCGAGCGTTATCGTTTCTTTTGTCAAAGGGTCAGGCATCTGCCCAAGAGCACGGTTACGACCCGCAAATTCTGCTTGAATCTCGACTGGCGCCGGATATGCACGATCTCGCCCGGCAAATTCAGTATGCATGCACTCAAGCCCAGGAGGCGGTGCTGCGACTGACGCAACAGCCGGTGCGCTCGCTAACTCCTCCGGGAAATCTGGCGGCAGCGCAAGCGCTCATCGAGAGCACGTTGGCGTTTCTCGACTCAGTCGATCAGGCTCAAATCGAGGAAGGCGCTGAGCGCCAGATTTCTATTGAGTTACCCAATGGCATGGCCTTCGATATGTCCGGCAGCGAATACGCAGTGAACTGGGCTACACCTCAGTTTTACTTTCATCTGATCACGGCTTACAACATTTTGCGTCATAACGGCGTACCTCTCGGGAAAGCCGATTACGTACGGCACATGTTTGCCTACCTACGAAAGTAA
- a CDS encoding Bax inhibitor-1/YccA family protein — MREQNYAVNGNAQAEQLEVSRVLRNTYGLLALTLAFSGVMAYVAQQMRVGYPNIFVVLIGFYGLFFLTNKLRDSAWGLVSAFALTGFMGFILGPILNRYLGMAGGAEVVSSAFAMTALVFGGLSAYVLISRKDMSFLGGFITAGFFVLLAAVVAGMFFQISGLQLAISAGFVLFSSVCILFQTSAIIHGGERNYIMATISLYVSIYNLFISLLQIFGIMSRDD; from the coding sequence ATGCGCGAACAGAATTACGCAGTGAATGGCAACGCGCAGGCTGAGCAGCTTGAAGTCAGCCGCGTCTTGCGCAATACGTACGGCCTGCTCGCCCTTACCCTCGCATTCAGCGGCGTGATGGCTTACGTGGCCCAGCAGATGCGCGTCGGTTATCCCAACATCTTCGTCGTGTTGATCGGCTTCTATGGTCTGTTCTTCCTGACCAACAAGCTGCGTGACTCGGCCTGGGGCCTGGTGTCGGCCTTTGCCTTGACCGGTTTCATGGGCTTTATCCTGGGCCCGATCCTTAACCGTTACCTCGGCATGGCCGGCGGCGCGGAAGTGGTCAGTTCGGCATTTGCCATGACCGCACTGGTGTTTGGTGGCCTGTCGGCGTACGTGCTGATCAGCCGTAAGGACATGAGCTTCCTGGGCGGCTTCATTACCGCAGGCTTCTTCGTGTTGCTGGCGGCAGTGGTAGCCGGCATGTTCTTCCAGATCAGCGGTTTGCAACTGGCGATCAGCGCAGGCTTCGTGCTGTTCTCCTCGGTGTGCATCCTGTTCCAGACCAGCGCCATCATCCATGGTGGTGAGCGTAACTACATCATGGCGACCATCAGCCTGTATGTATCGATCTACAACCTGTTTATCAGCCTGTTGCAGATCTTCGGCATCATGAGCCGTGACGACTGA
- the murB gene encoding UDP-N-acetylmuramate dehydrogenase has product MTLQVLAQVSLKPFNSFGIDVRAQLFAEARSDADVREALAYAEAHSVPLLVIGGGSNLLLTQDVPALVLRMATQGIRVLHDDGVQVVVEAEAGEAWHPFVLWTLEQGFCGLENLSLIPGTVGAAPMQNIGAYGVEVKDVFAGLTALDRQTGELRDFSLQECRFAYRDSLFKHEVGRWLILRVRFALSRASHLKLDYGPVQQRLAGQGITNATPADVSRAICSIRREKLPDPAQLGNAGSFFKNPLVPQALATELKSQYPDLVAYPQADGQTKLAAGWLIDKAGWKGFREGDAGVHALQALVLVNYGSATGREIANLALRIQQDIVERFGVELEMEPNQY; this is encoded by the coding sequence ATGACCTTGCAAGTACTGGCGCAGGTCTCCCTCAAGCCGTTCAACAGCTTTGGCATCGACGTGCGCGCCCAGCTATTTGCCGAGGCCCGCAGTGATGCCGACGTGCGGGAAGCCTTGGCCTACGCCGAGGCGCACAGTGTGCCGCTGCTGGTGATCGGGGGCGGCAGCAACCTGCTGCTGACCCAGGACGTTCCTGCCCTGGTGTTGCGTATGGCCACCCAAGGCATTCGCGTGCTGCACGATGATGGCGTGCAGGTGGTGGTCGAAGCCGAAGCGGGCGAAGCCTGGCACCCCTTTGTGTTATGGACCCTGGAGCAGGGTTTCTGCGGCCTGGAAAACCTCAGCCTGATCCCCGGCACGGTCGGTGCGGCGCCAATGCAAAACATCGGTGCGTACGGCGTGGAGGTCAAGGATGTGTTTGCCGGCCTCACTGCGCTGGATCGTCAGACCGGTGAACTGCGGGATTTCAGCCTGCAGGAGTGCCGGTTTGCCTATCGCGACAGCCTGTTCAAGCATGAAGTCGGCCGTTGGTTGATCCTGCGGGTACGCTTTGCCCTGAGCCGCGCCAGTCACCTGAAACTCGACTACGGCCCGGTGCAGCAGCGTCTGGCCGGGCAGGGGATTACCAACGCCACGCCAGCGGATGTAAGCCGTGCGATTTGCAGCATTCGCCGCGAAAAGTTGCCCGACCCGGCGCAGCTTGGCAACGCCGGCAGCTTCTTCAAGAACCCGCTGGTGCCGCAGGCCTTGGCTACTGAGCTGAAAAGCCAGTATCCGGACCTGGTGGCCTACCCTCAGGCAGACGGGCAAACGAAGCTCGCCGCCGGTTGGCTGATCGACAAGGCGGGCTGGAAGGGCTTTCGTGAGGGCGACGCTGGCGTGCATGCATTGCAAGCGCTGGTGCTGGTGAACTATGGCTCTGCCACCGGGCGTGAGATCGCCAACCTGGCGCTACGTATCCAGCAGGATATTGTCGAGCGCTTCGGGGTGGAACTGGAAATGGAACCTAACCAGTACTGA